The DNA region AGGGTGAGTTCCTTCTCCGCGCCCCACATCCGCAGCAGGCCGCCCGCGTGCAGCGAGCCGCTGCGGCGGGCGTTGATCTCGGTGACGTAGAGCTGGTCGTCGGCGCCGGCCACGCAGTCGCAGCACATCCAGCCGCGGTAGCCCAGCTTGTGCGCCGCCTCGCCCAGTTCGCGCGCCGTCTTGGTGAGCCGCTCGCCCCACACTGGGGGCAGCGCGCCCTGGCCGACGTCCACGCTGCGGAAGGAGTAGCCGTGCTCGACGGTCAGCGTGCACCACACGACGTCCTCGACGCCGTCCTCGCCGACCAGGATGTCCGCGGCCGGGCAGCCGATGCCCTCGGCGTGCTCGACGAACTGCTGGATGAGGATGGGGAAGGCGAAGAAGGAGTCACGGGAGGCGTTGTCGAGGAACTCCTCGACGCTGCCGGGGGTGTCGGAGACGACCGCGGAGCCGTCGCCCGCGACGCCGAACAGGGTGCGGGCGATCACCCGGCCGTGCCGGGCGGTCATCGCCCGCAGGGCGCCGCGCAGTTCGACCCAGTTGCCGACCACCATGCCCTGCGCGACCCGGATGTCCGGCAGCTGCCGGGCCAGGTCGAGGGCGCTGACCTTGGAGTCCAGGTAGAGGCTGGCCCAGTAGTCGTCCTCAGGGAGGTGGTCGAGCTCGACCGTCAGACCCCAGCCGCGCAGCATCGCCGCGAGCAGATAGGTCTCCGGGGTCGGGCCGACGATCAGCAGCCGCACGGTGTCGTGGCCGGACAGGTGGTTGCGCAGCTCGTACTGCGCCTCGCCGTCCTTGAGCAGGTCCTCCACCAGCAGGCCGGTGCGCATGGCCGGCGACACCACCGGGGCGGGGGTCAGACCCAGCTCCCGGTGGATGTCGGCGTACCACTGCTCGTTCCAGCCGAGGGGCAGAACCATCACCCGCGGATTGTCGGTCCAGAAGACCGCGTGCTCGCACTCGTACGTGCCGCTGAAGCGCACCACGCGCTCCCGCTCGTCACCGGTGAGGTTCAGCGCCGGGTTGCGCAGGTGGTATTCGGCGCTGTTGGGAACGATGAGCTCGACAACTTCAGACATCTGCGGGGTCCTCGATCTCTCGGGAGACTGCGGGCGGCTAAAGGCTTGCGTCGGATCGGCCGACTGCGGGGCGGATCAGTCCTGCGCGATCTCCTGCGCGATCTCCCAGACGTTGCCCGCCGGGTCGGCGAAGGCCGCGGTGCGCCGGCCCCAGGGCTGGTCCACGGGGCCGTTGATCAGCTTCACGCCGTGCTGCTCCAGCTCCGCGGCGACGGCGTTCGCGTCCTTCACGTTGATCGTCAGCAGAGCGCGGGCGCCCGTCCCCGGTCCGGCGACGCTGGCCGGCGCGATGAGCCCGTGCGCCTCCGACACATCCAGCAGATTGATCATCAGGTTGTTCAGCTTCACGACCGCGGACTCGTCGTCCTCGTAGACCACCTCCAGGCCGAAGACCTCCGTGTAGAAGGTCTTCGTCGCGGGGAGGTCCTCGACGAACAGGGTGATGACCTCGATCTCGCTCAGTGCCTTGATCACGTGCGCTCCTCCGATGTGCTGTGCTTGTGCCTGCTTGTGCCTGCTTGCCCTACGACCCCTACGACGAACGGGGACCCGCGCGCTGGACACCCCGCTGCCAACTCGTCCGCCCGGTCGGCGGATCAGGCTTCCTCCGCCGCCCGGTCGACGGTCAGGATCCGCAGCTCGGAGGTGTAGCGGGCGCCCTCTGCGTCCTTCAGCCACAGTTCGTCACGGTCGGGGAGCATCTCTGTGAGGCTCACCGAGCCGTTCTCCTCCGCTGACCGGCGGATCGACTTGGCCACGATGTTCACGTAGACCAGGCTGCCGAAGTCCACAAAGGTCGGCTTGTCCTCCACCGGGACCTTGTAGAAGGCGCGTTCCGGCAAGCCGTGCTCGATGCGCCAGCTCCGGGCCGCGAGGAAGCGCTCGGACTCGTCCTTGACCGCTGCCCAGACGACCTCCGCGGCCGGGAAGCTCCACGACTCGCGGGCGATCACCAGCCGGTCGACGGTGATCCGCGGGCTGTGCGCGCCACGGGAGACCGGCTTGAACGCGTTGACCGCCGCGGCCGCCAGCGGTTCGCCGAACATCTTCGACAGCGGCGCGCGGAACGAGCCGGTGCGGGACCGGGCGATCAGCCGATCGCCCTCGCGGAGCACCTCCAGGTCGGCGGCCGGCATGATCGGCCCGGGCGGCAGCACGGACTCCGGGTGGATCGTCCAGTAGGTGTACCCGGGCGACAGCAGCGCGGACGGCGGCGAGACCCGCGAGCTGACGCCGGGCGTCTCGCGGGACGGGATGCCGTAGATCCGCCGGTCGCCGAGGTCGGTCTCGGCCGCGGCGAGCATCGACGGCGGATCGTCGTGCTGCTGCACGAAGACCCGGCTTTCCATGGTGTTGAAGGACAGGTGCAGCTCGCCCAGGACGAGCAGGAAGTCGCCGCGGGCGACGGCCGCCTCGTCCGCGGCGGCGAGCATGAAGTCCGGCGAGTGGTGGATGGCGGTGACCCACGGGACCGGCCGCGGCGGGAAGAACTCCGCGACCCGGTCGGCGAGTTCGGCGCTGCTCCGCTGCACCTCCCGGGCGTCCTGATGAGGGAGTTGCAGGACCGCGGCCCAGCGGCGCTGGAACTCGTCGACGGCGCGCCGCACCGGT from Actinacidiphila sp. DG2A-62 includes:
- a CDS encoding VOC family protein — protein: MIKALSEIEVITLFVEDLPATKTFYTEVFGLEVVYEDDESAVVKLNNLMINLLDVSEAHGLIAPASVAGPGTGARALLTINVKDANAVAAELEQHGVKLINGPVDQPWGRRTAAFADPAGNVWEIAQEIAQD